DNA from Pajaroellobacter abortibovis:
AGGGAACTGAATGACTCGCAGTGTGATCCAAGCTGCCAAGGAAACAAGAGCGTAGAATAGTCCTGTCTCGGTCGCTCCGAGTAGCTGGGCTCCATTCATGGAAGGGTTGCGTGCAGTTGGTTGAAGTCGAGACGAATTGAGGTAGAAGCGCTTCGTTGATCCTGAGGTCATCTGCAGGAGCACCTTGAATAGGAAGGGAGACTTCTTGCCCCTCGAGTTGATCCGCCAACATTCTACCTAGCATTTCTCTGCTTTTGAAATAGTTGCTTCCCAGCGCAAGCAATATCCCTTTATCGAGGTAGGTAGGATCGTTGCTGAAGACGGGGAGATGACTTGCTGCAGCGACTTGGAGCACAGCTTCGATGGAGAACACAATGAGATTATCCTGAGGAATATACAGTAATTCAGCTTCGGATACGATCTTTTGCACGGCTGTTTTAATGTTGCTACTGGTATCGGCTGCAGAGGGGATGACTGTAATCTGGTGTTGTTCAGCGATATTCTGGAGTCTTTCGCAAGTGTTAATACTATATACTATCCTGAATTGAAAATGATCCCGATTTTCTTCTTTGTGGGGAAAACTTTCTTGATGGTTTGAACCAATTTCTCCACAGGGGGATGATCCGCCACTCCTATTACATTGGCTACATCGGCTAGATGAGCTGCAGAAGGATTGGTCACTGCTGCAAAAGCGATGAGGGTTGTTTGTTTTTGCCTTGCTCTGAGGGTGGATTGAGCGGACGGTGTTGCAATCCCAATCATCGCAATCGGCTTAAGGCTCGCTTGATGTTTCGCGATGTGGAAGGTTGTGGTGGGGCTCCCTTGGGCTTCATGTCGCTGGATTTCGAGGTTTGGGTGGCACTCGCGCAGAACTTTGATGATTCCTTCGGAAGCTGCATTGAGAGCGGGATGGTTAGTAAATTGGTTGATAGTCACAATCTACTTAGAATGTGGTTGGGTATAAAAAACCAACATAAGTCCACATACCAATACAATAGACCCTATCACTCTAGTTTTCTGGTTCGTTACCAATCTCTTGATTGTCCTTCTTTCCCTTTTGTTGTATTATAGGTAGATATAATCCTAATTTTTACCAGACCAGAATTGTGAAAAACATTTAAATATCTGTTCATTTATTCAGAATGAAGTGGTTCTAGGCTGTGGTTTGCAAGGGGTTAAGAAAAGATGGACAAAGAATTTTTGATTTTTCGCTGGTAATGTGTTAAGGGAGAATCATTCATTATTCATGAGTTTGCCAAAGGTACCAGAGATTGTTCTCTTCATTCCTCTTGCTCATGTTGAGTTATCGTTGGTTCTCTAAGTATGTATTGTTTCTTCGAGGGTGATTTTTTTAATTCCTTTGGCTTTTATGTACTATGATAGAGGAATCAGTGTCTCCGGAGGGGTGCAAGACCTTTACTCTGAAGAAGCGCAGGATTTTGATCTTGATGTTGATAAAAAGCTATGGAGAATAAGTGCCCATTCTCCTCCTTTCTTCTCTAAATCCGTTGCCGATATGTCAAAGTGCCTGTATGGATCCGCAAGAGGCTCACGCTTCTATTGATCGGGGTGTATCAGGAGGAAGAACACCAGAAAGGTTTTCATTGCAGCGGATACTCTCTCAAGCTGCTAAATCAACAGTTATATAACAATGAAGCGGGAGGATGCGTCTTACCATCTGATCAGAGCTATACAAATCTACCGCTCTAGGAAGTGATGGATCTATTCTTTTTCCCCCACAATTGTGATAAAGGGGGTTTCGTCGTCGATGATCCCCGGGAACGCGATCTATTGATAGAGCGACTGAGGGCAGGATTTATGGTTGGGAAGCGGAGGGTGGGGTTTTTAGTCTCCTAGGAAGCAATCGATATATGCGTGCAGTGGTTGCTTTTTTTCAGGGAGATGGCCAATTTCGGATGGTCGACTCGGTGGATGGTTAAGTGATTCCAATGGAAGAGTTGGATGGGGCTCTGAAACAGGTCTGTATCTGTGATGGACAGGGGAAATACATTCGGTTCGTGGGAACTACGTCAATACGCATATTCATATTCAAAAAGGGGGCAATGAGTACATATTCTTTTCTTCGCTCTATATTTACCATATGGTTTAGCGAGGTCTGGATGCATTTGGATGGGTGAATGGTGTGTTTGTATAAGGTCGGCTGAAGCAGTTTGGGGACTATGGCAATACGGCAGGTGCTCTTTGGATTGACCAGATGGATACCTATGGTCCAGAGGTTTACGAAGATTTTATGAAACCTGGATATATTGTGCTGTAGGGAGCAATTTAGAAGTATGAGGATTGGAGACAGTTGTCCATAGCCACTTTATCTGGGGTTATAGATGAATATATAGACGAGGAGGGGGGCAGCGCTGGACGCATCCTATTTTTGAAAGACACGATGGAAACATTCCGTTATTGGATTGGACTGTTCGAAATTCAGGTGAACAGTCGTGGATCGAGGGCCAGATGGATCGATACAAATACTTGATCAAATAGCCTCCTTACTTTGGTCTCGTTCCTGTTGCAACGTGTGAATTTTGGGCTGCAGTGATGGATCGAATGGGGAAGCTGCCATGCCTTTTGGTGTTTCTACCAGAAGGCGAGATTACCCTTGCTTGCTCTTCGCCTAACATAACATATAGAGGACTTTGGTGACAGCGCGCAACAGACAACCGTCCTCATCTTTTGCTATCCCAATTTAGAATCGACTAGTCTTGCTTGGATGTCTACATCACAGTGCTTTTAAGGATGATTTTTCATTTTCTCCACAAATTTCCTCTGGAGAAGTCGCTGTAGTTGCTTAGTTAATCTACTGGTCGAGCTGTGTCAGATCGGTACATGCGGATATTCGAGCTGCTGCTGATTCTGAGACGTGTATCCCTCTCGCACGGAGTGTTGTGAGCAACGCTTCAGCTTTTCCCTTGGCGTTTCCTTTGTTAATCAGTCGTCTGGCCAATAGGCTTTTGATTTGGGCTGGAAACTGGAACTTAGCATGATGTGATGAAGCGCTTGCTGTAACAAAGCACAATAAACCACCAGTACGTCTTTGTCGAGGGTTGACAGTGTTGGATATAGCGCTTGGATAAAGGCATGTCCGTGTTTCGGGCGCTCGTGTGCAGGAACGGAAAGGGGAGCGAGCTCCAGATTTTGTTGGACTTGAGTTGGGTCTACAATCATGGGGATATGATTTGGCCCTGGTGTCCGTGGGTTGGGTGTGAAGCTGGGACAGATCTCGATAGGATAGGAGTTAGGACTGCACGACTTTTGCGAAAGGGATTATAACCAATAGTAAGACGGATGCTTTTTCTGAAAGAAGCGGCGTAGTTAGATAATGAAGTTAAGTGAATCGTTTGATTGGGTGATAATTGCGTTGGACTTCTACAATCATGCTGAGGATCGGTGGTGCAGTGGGACCTTGAGGGAAAAGATAGACTACAGCGTCTGCCCGTAATTCAGTCGGTGCAATGATTGTGAAGATAGATGAACCTAATTCCACACGGTGTTAAGAAGGGAGAGGGGAGGACAGTTGCTGATCTGCCAAAAAGGGTGCGAAGTCAGGGCCATTGGAGAACAGCTCGAGCAGTCCTTCATGGAGAAGAGAGGGCATGAGACTCTTTCCTTAATTGTGGATGGCTCTTCCTTCAATAGGTGGTGTTTTCTCAAACTTTCTTGGAAGGTTTGCTGTCCCTCCTTTGTCTCGAACCCCTGTCAGATCATAGCGAATTTGATCCAGGACCCTGTCAGCCTCTCTTTTTAACTGTTCCATGGAAGCAGTATTGCAAATTAAAAAATCCGCTGATGCGACCTTTGAAGAAGAAGGAGCTTGTGTGTAAATCCGCTGATGGGCTTGAAAAGGGGACAGGCCCCTCACATGACAGAGGCGTTGCACTTGAAGGGAAACTGGTGAGGTCACAACGACCAATGGACGGAATCGATCCTGGAGTCCAGTCTCTACGATCAGCGGGGATTCGTAACAGGCCAGAGGTACTCCTAGAGAAATCAGCCGTTCGATTTCTTTCTGGAGGAGGGTTGCAATCTGGGGATGGAGGAGCGTGTTGAGGAGGTGGCGCTGGTAGGGATCGCTGAAGATGATGTGTCCAAGAGCAGAGCGATCGAGTGTCCCCTGGGGGGTAAGTACGGAAGGGCCAAAGGTGGCAATGACTTTCTTAAGCCCTTCTGTTCCTGAAGCAACGGCGGCTCTGGCTAATTGATCTGCATTGATCACAGTGAGCCCTCGCGCTTGAAATCGGCTTGCTACCTCTGATTTTCCTGAAGCAATCCCCCCTGTAAGGCTAAAAAGATGCATGATTCAACGCATCAACGTAAAGGAGATCAGATGGATGTTCAAGCCTCTTGTGTTTTTTGTGCTATCCTCCCTTAGTGATGTCAACCGAGTTTATCCATTTGCATGTCCATTCCCAGTATTCTCTTCTCGATGGATCGCTGAAGATTAAAGACCTGATCCATCAAGTGGTGTCTCATTCGATGAAAGCTGTGGCGGTGACGGATCATGGGAATATGTTTGGAGCGATTTCCTTTTACAAGGTTGCGAAAGCATTGGGAGTACAGCCTATCTTAGGGTGTGAGCTTGAAATCGCAACCAAGGGGCGCAGTTGCCATCTTCCTGTATTGGCTGCGACCAATGAAGGATATGCAAATCTGGTGTGGTTGGTTTCAAGAGGGCACGTACAGCCTGACCCTGAGGGATCTCCGGGGCTCCCTTGTGTTTCTTTGAGCGATGTGGTTGCGCATAGCCGTGGACTCATTGCCCTCACAGGATGCATGGGGGGGCTTGTCCCCCAAGCCATTCTTGAAGAAGGGGAATTTGCAGGAGCAAAGATGCTCGCTCACTTAAAAGAGATATTTGAGCCGGGTTCACTTTATGTGGAGCTTCAGGATCATGGGTTTGTGGAGCAACCTGTGCTTAATCGAATGTTGGTCGAACTTGCTGCTAAATGTGAGCTCCCTCTTGTTGCAACAAATGATTGCCATTTTGGTTCGCGGGAAGATGCAGACACACATCTCTATCTTTCTTGTATTAAGAGCGGCTATACATATGAAGAAGGGAAAAAGAGACATCACGGTGCTTCGGAGATGTATCTCAAGAGTCCTGCTGAGATGGCTCAGCAATTTCAGCAGTTCCCTGAAGCGCTTAAAAATACGCTTGAAATTGCAGAAAAAACACAACTCAAGTTGGTTTTAGGAGAGCCAATTTGGCCTACGTTCCATGTCCC
Protein-coding regions in this window:
- a CDS encoding ABC transporter substrate-binding protein, with the translated sequence MTINQFTNHPALNAASEGIIKVLRECHPNLEIQRHEAQGSPTTTFHIAKHQASLKPIAMIGIATPSAQSTLRARQKQTTLIAFAAVTNPSAAHLADVANVIGVADHPPVEKLVQTIKKVFPTKKKIGIIFNSG
- the coaE gene encoding dephospho-CoA kinase (Dephospho-CoA kinase (CoaE) performs the final step in coenzyme A biosynthesis.), translated to MHLFSLTGGIASGKSEVASRFQARGLTVINADQLARAAVASGTEGLKKVIATFGPSVLTPQGTLDRSALGHIIFSDPYQRHLLNTLLHPQIATLLQKEIERLISLGVPLACYESPLIVETGLQDRFRPLVVVTSPVSLQVQRLCHVRGLSPFQAHQRIYTQAPSSSKVASADFLICNTASMEQLKREADRVLDQIRYDLTGVRDKGGTANLPRKFEKTPPIEGRAIHN